A window of Hevea brasiliensis isolate MT/VB/25A 57/8 chromosome 14, ASM3005281v1, whole genome shotgun sequence contains these coding sequences:
- the LOC131172810 gene encoding agglutinin-2-like, with product MSPATALSFNFTNFNESIHDVRYEGDAYPLDSAIQLTDDQNDLTGHVTYLEPLHLWDKPTGSGLGLASGNQTLNSTDNPFAAVDSLDGRKMDAGISYNSSSKNLCVYFTGVTEGIIVPQVLRLQIDLRDHLPEWVVVGFSAATGLYSEFHTIHSWSCNSYFSSPPPPSSSYPPSHIPHCPPKNDKYKVLMIVGLSVACLF from the exons ATGTCTCCTGCCACTGCATTATCCTTCAACTTCACCAACTTCAACGAGAGTATTCATGACGTAAGATATGAAGGAGACGCATATCCTTTAGATTCTGCAATTCAGCTCACGGATGACCAGAATGATCTCACAGGCCATGTGACATATTTGGAACCGCTGCATCTTTGGGACAAACCAACAG GTAGTGGTCTTGGTCTTGCCAGTGGGAACCAAACATTGAACTCCACAGACAATCCATTTGCTGCTGTGGA CAGTCTTGATGGAAGAAAAATGGATGCTGGAATTAGCTATAATTCTAGTTCCAAAAATCTCTGTGTTTACTTCACTGGAGTAACAGAAGGTATCATTGTTCCACAGGTTCTTCGCCTTCAAATTGATCTAAGGGATCACTTGCCTGAATGGGTTGTGGTTGGTTTTTCAGCTGCTACAGGATTATACTCCGAGTTCCACACCATCCACTCATGGTCTTGCAATTCATATTTCTCTTCACCTCCACCTCCttcctcctcatatcctccttccCATATTCCTCACTGTCCTCCCAAAAATGATAAATACAAGGTGTTAATGATAGTGGGATTGTCAGTTGCTTGTTTGTTTTAG